Within the Miscanthus floridulus cultivar M001 chromosome 2, ASM1932011v1, whole genome shotgun sequence genome, the region AATAAGTACTCCCTCTTttacaaattataagtcgctttcaattttttggtacatccaattTGCCATGTATGTACACATACCTTATGTCTACATACAAAGCAAATtgaatgtaccaaaaaagtcaaagcgacttatagtttgggatggagggagtacttgtcAAACATCTTAACTCTTGCAAATGTTAGACCAAAGAGAGCCGAGAACCCAACTGCTAAATCATGCCTTAATTATCTTCAGAACTAGTAGCAATCCAATATTTAAAATTTGGTGTGTGTAGGAATTTAACAAAAATAGATATGGTTCAGAAACTGAATACAACCACGTTATTAACAGAGTAATTCAATACACTTAATGTTTTTGACAATTTCCCTATAAGGAACAAATACATAATGATGCATTTGACGTCACAGAAGTACAATTTTAGAAGGTCCACAACACAAACTAGTGGTATCAAGCCCAAACACATACCATAGTAAGCATATCGAGGAAAGATGAAGCATCGAGACGCCCTTCTTGACCGGCCTCACTAACCAGCTCCATGGTGTTCTAATATCCAAGCATTATTGCTTCACGCAAATCAAAGGGCGGTGGGAGGGTAGTTGTAAAGTTCAGTCGTTGCCGTGCTTGCAACTGGTGATATGGACGGTGAGGACAGATGCAGCTGGCGCACGAATGATAATATATATTGTAATGTTAGGATAAGAAGTGTTCACAATCTGATATGACACTAGCCATCATGGCAGTCACTCACAAAGAATGATACCTGTGTTGGGTGAGTCCGTCTTGTGGAGCAACACTTGCCATAAAATCTAGACACGAGGATGACGCACCAAACCAAAGCACAGATCCGGTGCATTCTTCCTGCTCCTGGAGATGTTCTTCGATGCCACCAAAACCAGAGGGCTCCATAGAACCAAAACCTAGCACAGTAAAAGCACCAAATATTAGTGCAAAGATCCGAACTTGAACCAAAGCCTAACACATAGATTTTTTTCTTTTGCTCGGACTCAGACCGGATCTAACATTGGCATACGGTAAACTAAAAAATACTAGTGGTACAAAAAAAAGGAATTATATCACTAACATTTATTTGGGTTTAAATTTGTGATACAAAATGAGAATACAATTAAGAATTCAGTAGAGAGAGACCTTTTATACAGGTAGGAAAAACTGGTTCAATATTTTTTAGTTTGATATGTTGCGAATTATTAAAATTCAAGGAAAAAACTGTGAGATAATGAGGTTGGATGTAAAAATGTACTACTAAGAACAAAAGAAGCCCTAACATGTGGTATTATAAATGGGCAAGTACTAATAAAACTGATACAAGGGACAATTACGGGTGTACATGTTCCAATCTATGTAGAGAAACTTAAATGGTCAGCAAAACGTGCAAGAGTACTACAAGGAACATGAAAACAGAAAAGCCGCAACGGTTAGCacaattaaaaaaaaacatgatTTTATCTAAACTAAATCTGCTTTTTCATTTTTATTGTTACATTGATTAAATTAAATACCCTGTTAGACTCACCACATGCTATTTGTTGCTGAAAATGCTGCATTGGCTGGTTTCCAGGACCAGTATCAGATTCATTGCCCAAACAAGGAAATGCCATCTGCTTATAACTTCTGAGATTTTTTTTAAGCACACAAATTAGTGAAATCTGTATCGACCACACTACAGCATATTTATTCTTAGTGTTGACAAAGATGAGTGAAAATACCTGCTACAATTAGGGGGGAATGGCTGCTCCTCTACAACAGAATCGACAGATGGAGGAATATGTGCCAGTTGGTTGACAGAACAGTCATTGTTGTACCAAGTTGCCAAGGAACTGCACAGATAAAACAACAGCTAC harbors:
- the LOC136533521 gene encoding uncharacterized protein isoform X2 — protein: MEPSGVGGMGQQLEEGCTGSVASLGARSSYLSLMASVAPQYGLVQHSSLATWYNNDCSVNQLAHIPPSVDSVVEEQPFPPNCSRSYKQMAFPCLGNESDTGPGNQPMQHFQQQIACGFGSMEPSGFGGIEEHLQEQEECTGSVLWFGASSSCLDFMASVAPQDGLTQHSCICPHRPYHQLQARQRLNFTTTLPPPFDLREAIMLGY
- the LOC136533521 gene encoding uncharacterized protein isoform X1, which translates into the protein MQYKLDSMCAANLLHYCLINYVPCNYLNRMYSYIVQDLVPPLIFNIHTVLGSMEPSGVGGMGQQLEEGCTGSVASLGARSSYLSLMASVAPQYGLVQHSSLATWYNNDCSVNQLAHIPPSVDSVVEEQPFPPNCSRSYKQMAFPCLGNESDTGPGNQPMQHFQQQIACGFGSMEPSGFGGIEEHLQEQEECTGSVLWFGASSSCLDFMASVAPQDGLTQHSCICPHRPYHQLQARQRLNFTTTLPPPFDLREAIMLGY